In Ptiloglossa arizonensis isolate GNS036 chromosome 6, iyPtiAriz1_principal, whole genome shotgun sequence, a single window of DNA contains:
- the LOC143147873 gene encoding uncharacterized protein LOC143147873, producing MNFAMWTVLVFICLVSSFDVHAERRSMGEEDSMATSDSKESKLERVEHPPVRLSRKFFENSHTRKLHIANQTGFDGKVEKIRINSNEDHPGVLAHGVTKKNLTNDDHLERMQKEVHGKLASRALRAIEVYGKSKEHLDNNGEIERVPSPVSARYRLRSDVGARVVRSIDAGPKQEVREGPVKDQEDLEDLEAEEGKVFRPLFVYRQQLAKRQHRFKDQGYGYPESHAPWRRTVY from the exons ATGAATTTCGCCATGTGGACCGTGCTGGTG ttCATTTGCTTGGTCTCTTCGTTCGACGTACACGCTGAACGAAGATCCATGGGGGAGGAAGATTCCATGGCAACCTCGGATTCCAAAGAATCCAAATTGGAGAGAGTGGAACATCCACCGGTCAGACTTTCTCGAAAGTTCTTCGAGAACAGCCACACCAGAAAATTACATATAGCGAATCAAACTGGGTTCGATGGGAAGGTGGAGAAGATTCGTATCAACTCTAACGAGGATCATCCCGGTGTCCTTGCGCACGGTGTGACGAAGAAGAATCTCACCAACGACGATCACCTCGAGAGAATGCAGAAGGAAGTGCACGGGAAACTCGCTTCGAGGGCCTTGCGCGCG ATCGAGGTCTACGGCAAGTCGAAGGAGCACCTGGACAACAACGGTGAGATCGAGAGGGTGCCTTCACCGGtgtccgcgagatatcggtTACGATCCGACGTTGGCGCGAGGGTGGTCAGATCCATCGACGCGGGACCGAAGCAAGAGGTTCGAGAGGGACCGGTGAAGGACCAGGAGGACCTGGAGGACCTGGAAGCCGAGGAGGGGAAGGTGTTCAGGCCGTTGTTCGTCTACAGGCAACAATTGGCGAAGAGGCAGCACCGTTTCAAGGACCAAGGTTACGGCTACCCGGAGAGTCACGCACCTTGGCGACGAACGGTTTACTGA
- the LOC143147877 gene encoding uncharacterized protein LOC143147877, translated as MSRIYFKKEISQVSFVFRTIAPFFDRSSCKKLSLLISLSMLLLKLLDALFFSILLPYMLWLWVSENSRAKIVIKAVMEVTLELLMWVIFAGASILMTATFVVEDIYYQKNDIEKPKPLSLEQNGITSSDNAKDTNLLEIQDPSNDNEKSKIPNNQESIVAV; from the exons ATGTCGcgtatttatttcaaaaaagaaatatcccaagtatcgttcgtgtttcgaacgatcgcgccATTTTTTGATCGCAGTTCCTGCAAAAAATTGTCGCTGCTAATTTCGTTGTCGATGCTCCTGTTGAAGCTATTGGACGCCCTGTTCTTCAGCATTCTTCTGCCCTATATGCTTTGGCTATGGGTCTCCGAGAACAGTCGCGCGAAAATCGTCATCAAGGCCGTCATGGAA GTCACATTGGAATTGCTTATGTGGGTGATATTCGCCGGTGCATCTATACTGATGACCGCAACCTTCGTTGTGGAAGACATCTACTATCAGAAAAACGACATCGAGAAACCGAAACCGTTATCGTTAGAACAAAATGGGATCACTTCCAGCGATAACGCCAAAGATACTAACCTACTAGAGATCCAGGACCCATCGAACGATAACGAGAAATCGAAGATACCGAACAACCAAGAGTCAATTGTTGccgtttaa
- the LOC143147876 gene encoding uncharacterized protein LOC143147876: MRTLRPAFFLVFFTMVASRTSHPTTRRTNDLTTTEKLLNDMPAVTNDLQESVTLKKRTLSFEDIKSTANRVAKNIVDLELAKLEAIRAAKIAFLETMITKILSLVEELPSSHLDSIMKVLLPLLSNINDMSDYPTFTYGERELNNRTEENNAFPITYD, encoded by the exons ATGCGGACGTTGAGGCCAGCTTTCTTCTTG gTCTTCTTTACAATGGTGGCATCACGAACTTCCCATCCGACGACGAGGCGAACAAACGATCTGACCACCACAGAGAAACTTCTAAACGACATGCCCGCAGTGACCAACGATCTGCAGGAGTCCGTGACGTTGAAAAAAAGAACATTGAGTTTTGAGGATATCAAGAGTACTGCCAATCGTGTCGCGAAGAACATAGTTGACTTAGAGTTGGCCAAGCTGGAGGCCATCAGGGCCGCGAAAATCGCATTCCTGGAGACAATGATAACCAAAATCCTGTCTTTGGTGGAGGAGCTCCCGAGCTCCCATCTCGATTCCATAATGAAAGTATTGTTACCTCTTCTTTCGAATATCAACGACATGAGTGATTACCCAACATTTACGTATGGAGAGAGGGAATTAAATAATCGCACAGAAGAGAACAACGCATTTCCCATAACCTATGATTAA
- the LOC143147874 gene encoding uncharacterized protein LOC143147874 isoform X1, which translates to MIFANRPGSCACNMKGVIAMILLLTVVEGNVYWRNFHDKQWRGPPQPPGHSFQPPGHSFQPPGHSFQPPGHSFQPPGHSFPFPGFLIGSHNQYKENSAIDLSNAEWICRNPKTSDMMIIATIDGTQTMTIGQPSLTEWWLNQHGTPNQGENPASENSNNENSGPGTRPPLINTPTPQPNIDKATHGGDGLIDIRMNYQ; encoded by the exons ATGATATTTGCTAATCGGCCCGGCTCGTGCGCGTGT AATATGAAGGGAGTAATCGCTATGATTCTGTTACTGACGGTGGTCGAAGGCAACGTTTACTGGAGAAACTTTCACGATAAACAGTGGAGAGGACCCCCTCAACCACCAGGACACTCGTTTCAACCACCAGGACACTCGTTTCAACCACCAGGACACTCGTTCCAACCACCAGGACACTCGTTCCAACCACCTGGACACTCGTTTCCATTCCCCGGATTTCTGATAGGAAGTCACAATCAGTATAAAGAAAACAGTGCTATCGATCTTAGCAACGCTGAATGGATTTGCCGTAATCCAAAAACAAGCGATATG ATGATTATCGCGACCATTGATGGAACACAGACGATGACCATTGGGCAACCATCTTTAACCGAATGGTGGCTTAATCAACATGGAACTCCTAATCAGGGTGAAAatcctgcatctgaaaattcTAACAACGAAAATTCCGGGCCTGGGACACGTCCTCCGTTAATAAACACTCCTACTCCACAACCTAATATAGATAAAGCTACCCATGGAGGAGATGGACTTATTGACATTAGAATGAACTACCAGTAA
- the LOC143147874 gene encoding uncharacterized protein LOC143147874 isoform X2: MKGVIAMILLLTVVEGNVYWRNFHDKQWRGPPQPPGHSFQPPGHSFQPPGHSFQPPGHSFQPPGHSFPFPGFLIGSHNQYKENSAIDLSNAEWICRNPKTSDMMIIATIDGTQTMTIGQPSLTEWWLNQHGTPNQGENPASENSNNENSGPGTRPPLINTPTPQPNIDKATHGGDGLIDIRMNYQ, encoded by the exons ATGAAGGGAGTAATCGCTATGATTCTGTTACTGACGGTGGTCGAAGGCAACGTTTACTGGAGAAACTTTCACGATAAACAGTGGAGAGGACCCCCTCAACCACCAGGACACTCGTTTCAACCACCAGGACACTCGTTTCAACCACCAGGACACTCGTTCCAACCACCAGGACACTCGTTCCAACCACCTGGACACTCGTTTCCATTCCCCGGATTTCTGATAGGAAGTCACAATCAGTATAAAGAAAACAGTGCTATCGATCTTAGCAACGCTGAATGGATTTGCCGTAATCCAAAAACAAGCGATATG ATGATTATCGCGACCATTGATGGAACACAGACGATGACCATTGGGCAACCATCTTTAACCGAATGGTGGCTTAATCAACATGGAACTCCTAATCAGGGTGAAAatcctgcatctgaaaattcTAACAACGAAAATTCCGGGCCTGGGACACGTCCTCCGTTAATAAACACTCCTACTCCACAACCTAATATAGATAAAGCTACCCATGGAGGAGATGGACTTATTGACATTAGAATGAACTACCAGTAA
- the Arpc1 gene encoding actin-related protein 2/3 complex, subunit 1A, with protein sequence MTDVHNLGVDAISCHAWNKDRKEVAVCPNNNEIQVHKRTSSGWKLLQNLQEHDMHVMDIDWAPNTNRIVTCSADKNAYVWTQEEDGKWNLGWVLLRINRAATCVKWSPLENKFAVGSGGRVIAVCYFVSENNWWQCKHIKRPLRSTVTTVDWHPDNKVLVAGSTDYKVRVFSAFISDIDAPGTSPWGESNTLGTLLAEFQNTPNGGGWIHSVTFSPCGNKICWVAHNSSICIADATKGNAVVRLYTEHLPFLSCIWMGSNSIVAAGHSCMPMLYSIDDNGQLYFVSKLDNTQKKEAAGLSAMRKFQSLDRQARTDTNDNALDSIHQNTINCVRRVSDNEFSTSSLDGQLVVWDLKLLENSIAGLKIT encoded by the exons ATGACAGATGTTCATAACTTAGGTGTTGATGCTATCAGCTGTCATGCTTGGAATAAAGACAGAAAAG AAGTAGCTGTCTGTCCAAATAATAATGAGATTCAAGTTCACAAGCGTACGTCAAGCGGTTGGAAATTACTGCAAAATCTACAGGAACACGATATGCATGTCATGGACATTGATTGGGCACCAAATACTAACAGAATAGTAACCTGTTCTGCAGATAAGAATGCTTATGTTTGGACGCAAGAAGAAGATGGAAAGTGGAATCTTGGTTGGGTGCTTTTAAGAATAAATCGAGCAGCAACTTGTGTTAAGTGGTCTCCATTAG AGAATAAATTTGCAGTTGGATCTGGAGGTAGAGTAATAGCTGTATGTTATTTTGTCTCAGAGAATAATTGGTGGCAATGTAAGCATATAAAGCGTCCATTAAGGTCCACCGTAACCACAGTTGATTGGCATCCAGATAACAAAGTTTTGGTTGCTGGATCTACTGATTACAAAGTTCGTGTCTTTAGTGCTTTTATCAGTGATATAGATGCACCAGGGACAAGTCCTTGGGGTGAAAGTAATACTTTAGGAACGTTACTTGCTGAATTCCAAAATACTCCCAATGGAG GGGGTTGGATACATTCTGTTACATTTAGTCCTTGTGGTAATAAAATTTGTTGGGTGGCACACAATTCATCTATATGCATTGCAGATGCTACCAAAGGAAATGCAGTTGTACGATTGTATACAGAACATTTACCATTTTTAAGTTGCATTTGGATGGGGTCCAATTCCATTGTTGCTGCa gGTCATAGTTGTATGCCCATGCTATATTCCATAGACGACAACGGTCAGCTGTATTTTGTATCAAAGTTAGATAACACACAGAAGAAGGAGGCTGCCGGATTATCTGCAATGCGTAAATTCCAATCATTGGATCGCCAAGCGAGAACAGATACGAATGATAACGCTTTGGACAGTATACACCAAAATACAATTAATTGCGTGCGCAGAGTATCCGACAACGAATTTAGTACGAGCAGTTTAGACGGTCAGCTCGTAGTATGGGATCTCAAG CTTCTAGAGAATTCCATCGCTGGTCTCAAGATAacataa
- the LOC143148024 gene encoding uncharacterized protein LOC143148024, translating to MSSLSAQGVVERASAELTKRINGLGLRGSKHHGGGKASVIERVTNVFCGSGGVAYTNLQSANNANATPEKPSRSASMSMGNMPPANNKSLSNSTPSRTRISRNCARNVPLACGGTGGYVPPVTWEQLMQDDYFLGKFFLYFNAIERRILAQVCTRWRDVLYSRPRLWAGLVPVVRCRELRAMPLTSRSRLYASLIRRGFHSLVLLGAADEDIPELTHGFPLAQQNIHSLSLKCCAVTDKGLEALLDHMQDLFELELAGCNEITEAGLWHCLSPRIVSLSLSDCINVADEAVGAVAQLLPSLYEFSLQAYHVTDAALGYFNARQSSALSILRLQSCWELTNEGVLNIVHSLPNLTVLSLSGCTKVNNSGVELIADKLPRLRSLDLSWCSRISDEALEYIACDLNHLEELTLDRCAHITDIGVGYISTIGSLSALFLRWCPQLSDFGLERLCGMKSLQVLSVAGCSLLSSSGLSTLIQLRHLHELELTNCPGTSQELFDYLREHLPRCLIIE from the exons ATGTCTTCGCTATCAGCGCAAGGGGTCGTCGAGAGAGCCAGCGCCGAGTTAACCAAGCGAATCAACGGACTGGGGTTAAGAGGGTCCAAACATCATG GTGGGGGAAAGGCCAGCGTCATAGAGCGCGTTACGAACGTGTTTTGCGGAAGCGGTGGGGTCGCCTATACGAATCTGCAGAGCGCGAACAATGCGAACGCAACCCCGGAAAAACCGAGCAGGAGCGCGTCGATGTCGATGGGTAACATGCCGCCGGCCAATAATAAGAGCCTGAGCAACAGCACACCGAGCAGAACGAGGATATCGAGGAACTGCGCGAGGAACGTGCCCCTAGCATGCGGCGGCACAGGGGGCTACGTCCCCCCCGTCACGTGGGAGCAGCTCATGCAGGACGATTACTTTCTCGGGAAATTTTTCCTCTACTTCAACGCTATCGAGAGGAGGATTTTGGCTCAG GTGTGCACAAGATGGAGGGACGTACTTTACTCGCGACCTCGACTTTGGGCCGGATTGGTGCCCGTTGTGAGGTGCCGGGAGTTGCGCGCCATGCCGCTCACCTCGCGCAGCCGACTCTACGCATCCTTGATCAGAAGAGGTTTTCATTCGTTGGTCCTTCTCGGCGCCGCGGACGAGGACATCCCGGAACTTACACACGGGTTCCCTTTGGCACAGCAGAACATTCACTCGTTGTCGCTGAAATGCTGCGCGGTCACCGACAAAGGTCTCGAAGCTCTCTTGGATCATATGCAA GACTTGTTTGAGCTTGAATTAGCCGGTTGCAACGAGATAACGGAGGCTGGCCTGTGGCACTGCTTGTCACCTAGAATAGTATCGCTCTCCTTGTCGGATTGTATCAACGTGGCCGATGAAGCTGTCGGTGCTGTCGCTCAGTTGTTGCCGAGCCTGTACGAGTTCTCGTTGCAGGCGTACCACGTGACCGACGCAGCCCTCGGTTACTTCAACGCCAGACAGAGTAGCGCCCTTAGCATTCTGAGGCTCCAGTCCTGCTGGGAGCTCACCAACGAGGGTGTGCTCAATATCG TACATTCCTTGCCCAATTTGACCGTGTTATCGTTGTCCGGGTGCACCAAAGTGAACAACAGCGGCGTCGAGCTGATAGCGGATAAGCTGCCAAGACTTCGTTCCTTAGATCTGAGTTGGTGCTCGAGGATTTCCGACGAAGCCCTAGAGTACATCGCCTGCGATTTGAATCACTTGGAGGAGCTCACGTTGGACAG GTGTGCTCACATTACGGATATAGGCGTGGGCTACATCTCCACAATAGGATCATTGAGTGCATTGTTCTTAAGATGGTGCCCACAACTTAGCGACTTTGGTCTTGAGCGCTTGTGCGGCATGAAATCCTTACAAGTACTCTCCGTGGCAG